The Mariluticola halotolerans nucleotide sequence TCTGGTGCTGAATCACCGCTATCAGGGCCAGAAATGGTCGCTCACACTGATCGATGGCGGCTATCTGCTCGGTGTCGTGATCGTGCAGGGCGTAGTAATCGGGCTGTTTGCCTGATCTTCATTTGTTGAATGCGGGGAGCTTTCCCAGTCCTTCTTCGCTCCCCCATTCGTCACCCTCGGGCTTGACCCGAGGGCCCATGACCAACCATCCAGATTAGATGAAGGGCGGGGCAGTGCCAACCTTCCGGCATCATCCCCTCGTCATCCCCGCGCAGGCGGGGATCCAGCAGCGGGCAGTCCTGCCCGCAGGAAATGTCCTTGGCACCGCCGACGCGGTGCACTGGATTCCCGTTTTCACGGGAATGACGTTGTGGATGTGGCAAGCACTGCACCCCTCATCCCACAAAACTTATCGACGCCCCCCAAACCCCGTTTATCCTCATCCCACCTTTTCACATCACCGGCGCCGGCGCGACGAACGTCCGGGGTGAAGGGGGACCGGGTTCCTTGGGGGTCGCCTCAGGGAAGGCCAAAACTGTGCCGCGACCAGCCTGCCCCCGAAGGCAGGTGTACTTCCGAAAGGAAGCGGGGATGGGCCCCAGCGCAGTTAAGAGCACAGGCCACGCCAAAAATCCCGGTTGCATGAGACGGTGTATGTCTCATTTGTTTAACTCTCAGACGGGCCATGCACCGTCTCATGCCGCCTGATTATCAACACCGTGGGTCTTTGGGCCTGACGGGGGCTTTGGGGTGGGTGGAATTTGAGGGGTGACCCAAAAGATCTTTCACCACCCCCCACATCGTCACCCTCGGGCCTGACCCGAGGGCCCATGACCAACCATCAGCAAATACAAAAGGACCGACCAAACAAAATCACTCCCCCACGCCCACCTGCTGGGTCGCACCATCGCATGGATACTCGGGTCAAGCCCGAGTATGACGATCGGAGATAGGACAACAAGTGGCACCTCTCTCTTCCTTCTCCCTCGGGCTTGACCCGAGGGTCCATACGATACCGGCCACACCGCATGGATGCCCGGATCAAGTCCGCGCAAAAAGGAGAATGGGCCAGACGCGATGTGCACCCCAAACCCTCACCCTGAGCTTGTCGAAGGGCGAGGGTTTCAGCACCGCATCTGCCGCCCATCCTTCGACAAGCTCAGGATGAGGTTGGTGCACGGGATGACGAAGGGCGATGTTCATGTGGCAGGCAAAACGCCAGCCCCCTCAAAAGTCCGAGCTGATGCCTTTGACTTCCCAGTCGCCATAGCGGGCGGGGTCGAGGCCGCCGCGGCCGGCGATTTCCTTGGGCGTGTCGCTGGTTTTTGCGTCAATTTCGGCCCGGCGGGCGCGGGCTTCGGCAAGGGCCTTGGCCGCGACTTCGGGGGCGGGTGGTTTGGCGTTGGTTGGCTTGGCGCGCGGGCTGGACATTATCGGCTCATTGTTGTGGGCGAGGGCCCTTGTTTCAGGCCCAATCACACACCATCATTAAGCCAAGTGCAACAGTTCAAGACGATCAGAACCATGCTCAACGCAGTCAGAACCACATTTTTGCTTGCCGCCATGACCGGGCTGTTCATGGCCGTTGGCTTTATTGTCGGCGGACAGGGCGGTATGATGCTGGCGCTCGGCTTTTCCATTGTGACCAATATGATCGCGTACTGGAATGCCGATAAAATCGTGTTGCGGATGCAAAATGCCGAGCCGATCGATCCGCGGCGTGCGCCGGAAATTTATGAAGCCGTCGAGGTGCTGTCCCAACGGGCCGGCATTCCGATGCCAAAACTCTATCTGATCCATTCCGACCAGCCCAACGCCTTTGCCACCGGGCGCAATCCGGAAAATGCGGCGGTGGCGGTGTCGAGCGGGCTGGTGCAGCATTTGACCTTACGTGAGGTCTCGGCGGTGATTGCCCATGAATTGGCGCATATCCGCAGCCGCGACACGCTGACAATGACGATCACGGCAACCCTTGCGGGCGCAATTTCGATGCTGGCCCAGTTCGGCCTGTTTTTCGGCGGGCGCAATTCCAATAATCCGCTTGGGCCCTTCGGAGCGCTGGCCATGGTAATTGTCGCGCCGCTGGCGGCGATGATGGTGCAAATGGCCATCAGCCGCACCCGCGAATATGAAGCGGACCGGGACGGGGCCGAGATTTCCGGCGACCCGCTGGCGCTGGCCTCGGCACTTGAGAAAATATCCCATCTGGCCCGCAATTTCGAGAACCGCTGGGCGCGGCGCACGCCCGGGCTGGCGCATATGTATATCGTCAATCCGCTGGCCGGGGACCGGATGGATAATCTGTTTGCCACCCATCCGAACGTGCATAACCGGATTGCCGCCCTGCAGCAAATGGCACCTGAAATGCCGCGCAGCACACCGCCCCGCGCCCCCGCCAGAGGGGTGCGCCGGGTTGCCGCAGATGCTGGTGGAAACGCCGGCTGGCGGGTGCCCACAACACGCCGGCAGGACCGGGATGCGCCGCCAAAAGGGCCCTGGGGCTGAGCCGGTTTCATAAAGTTGCAGACTTTTGGGGCCGAAACATATGATAAGGCTCACATTCTGCGCCAATATGGGCGGCAGATATGATGCAACAGGCACCAGGAAACATTTACGTGGCAGCGAAATCCGACCCGGCGGGGCTTCAGCCCCGGCTTCAGGCCATCAGCAAATTGCAGGCAGTGCTCAAGGGTGATGCATTCACCCCATTGGGCGCGGGCGATCTGGCGGATGCGCGCGACCGGGCCTTTGCCAACCGTCTGGTGACCACGGCCCTCAGACGGCAGGGGCATCTCAATCACATTCTCAAGGCCGTGCTGGAGCGGGGGATGCCGCCGCGCAGCGGCAGTTTCGAGGCGATCTTGCGCATCGGGCTGACCGAATTGCTGTTCGTGCCCGATCAGGCGGATCACAGCGCGCTGTTCCTTGCCGTGGAAGCGGCCAAGCGCGACCGGCGGGCAGCGCATCTTGCCAAACTGCTCAACGGGGTGTTGCGCCGCGTGCAGCGCGAACCGGGGCTTTATGAAAATCTCACCCCGGCACAATTATTTCCCGACTGGGCCGTGACGCGCTGGACAAAAACCTATGGCGAAGAGGCGGTGAATGGTTTTGCCGAGGCGCTTCTGGCCGGGGCGCCGCTCGATCTGACCCTGCGTGATGAAGACCCTGCACTAATCACCGAACTGAACGGGCAGGCGGTGACCGCCGATACCATTCGCATCGGTACACGTGACAAGCCGGTCGCGGAATTGCCCGGCTTTGCGGATGGACGCTGGTGGGTGCAGGATGCGTCATCGGCTGTGCCGGCGCGTTTGATGGCGCTCGATGCCGGGGCGCGGGTGCTCGACATGTGTGCGGCCCCGGGCGGCAAAACGGCGCAATTGATCAAGGCGGGGTATCAAGTGACGGCGCTCGACAGGGATGCCACACGGCTGGAACGGGTTGCGGAAAACCTGTCGCGTCTCGGTTATGGTGGGGAACTGGCGGTTTCGGATGCGACGGCCTATGTGGCGGCGGAAAAATTCGACGGGGTGCTGGTGGATGCGCCTTGTGCGGCGACAGGCACATTCCGGCGGCATCCGGAGGTGATGTGGCAGCGCTCGACCCGCGACATTGCCAGCCGAACCGGATTGCAACAGCAGTTACTAACAAATGCTGTGCATTGCCTCAAAGAAGGCGGGGTTCTGATCTACGCCACATGTAGCCTTGAGCGGGAAGAAGGCGAGGACCAGGCGCAGTGGTTGCTTAACTCCATGTCCGACATGGAGAATTTCCCGATTCGAGCCGAAGGGGAGAGCGGATTTGATGGGGCTGTGGACGGCAATGGATGGCTTCGCCTGCACCCCGGCATGGTTGCCCCCGGGGCAATGGGCGGCACCACGGATGGATTCTTTGTTGCCCGCTTCCGCCGGAGACGCGTACAAGGGTAGTTTCTGTATCTCTAATGATCAGTGTGTGGCCTCCCAGCGCGGCGAATGGGCGGGGGGCCGAGTTTTGTGTTGAAGAGTTGGCGTTTGGTTATGCAGCAGGCAGTTCTGTCATTTGCTGATCTTGTTGTGAGGTCGCCTTTCGTGCGCTGGACCTGGAGTGGTCTTGCGGACAATTCCTTTACCCAGACCCTGCCCGAGTTCCGTCCCTCCGATATCGAAACCGTTTATGAAATGATGGCCGGGCGTTATCTGCTCGCCTCCAAACTTGTCGATACACAGGGCGTATCGCCCTTCGCGATCGAGAATGTCACCGATAACTGGCGGTATGAGTTGCACGGGTTTTCCTGGCTGCGCCATTTCCGCGACAGCCGCAATGATGCCGAACGGCGTTTTGCGCGCACGCTGGTGCTCGACTGGGTTGGCCGCAATGCCCATTTCGAGCAACGCAACTGGACCCCGGCGCTGACCTCGGTGCGCACGCTGAACTGGCTGCGGCATCTGCCCTTGCTGCTGGAAGGGGCGACGCCGGATCAGGCCAAAACCATCAAGCGGTCTCTGGGTACGCAATTGCAATCGCTGAAATTGCGCGGCGGGCTGGTGCCCGAACCGCTCGATGCGCTGTTTACCGCCATCGCCCTGCTTGGCGCCTCGCTTTGCGATGACAGCCCCGGCAAAACCATTGCCGCGCGCATGACCCGGCTGAAGAACCTGCTCAGCCAGCAGATCGACAAGGATGGCTTGCATCGTTCGCGCAATGCGGCGGTGCAGTTTCAGCTGCTGACCGAGCTGGTCACGGTGCGCCAGGCGCTCGGGCAACGCCAGCGCGGGCTGGTAAGCGCAATCGGGGCGATTATCGACAGCATGCATGCCGCTTTGGGCATGATGACGCTGGGCAATGGTGAACCGGCCTATTTCAATGGGTGCGGACAATTGCCGGTGGATCTGGTGATTGCCGTCCAATCGCAGAATGCCGACCGGCGCAAGTCCAGCGGCGTGATGTCCGGCTATGGCATTCTTGCAGATGGGCATTCGACGGTGATTGCCGATTCCGGTCTGGTGCCGCCGCCGCAATTTGGGGCCGAGGCCCATGCGGGTGGGTTATCGTTTGAATTCAGCCATGGCAGCGATCTGGTTGTGGGCAATTGCGGACCGGCCCCCGCCGATCTGGCCGACAGCCGGGTTCTGTTCCGGCAGGGTGCCGCCCATTCGGGCCCGACGATTGACGGTTTGTCGAGTGCACGGCTGGTGACGCGCGGCCCCTGGACGGGCCGTATGCACAGTTTTTGCGCCAGCCCGCAAGTGAGTGTGGATACCGAAGAAGTCTCCATGGGCATGATGACCTCGGCCTATGCCGAAAAATTCGGCGTGATATTGCAGCGCAATCTCACATTGATTTCCGATGGCAATACGCTGGTGGGGCAGGATGTGCTGACCCCGGCGCGGCCTTCGGTGACGCCCAGCAAGCTGATCCTCAGGTTTCATCTGGCGCCCGGCGCCGAGGCGGAACGCCAGATTGATGAGGATATTATCCAGATCAAACTCAAGTCGGGCGCGATATGGACATTTTTGTGGGAGGGCGGTGTCGCCCAGCTCGATGAAAGTGTGCGCCAATCGGCCTATTTCGGGTTTTTCCGGACGCGACAAATTGTTATCGAGGCGGATGTGGCCGCGAATCGCGAGATTTCCTGGATTTTCACCCACCAAAACGGGTAAACCCTTCGCGAATGGCGGTACCACGCCAATGATGGTTCTCGAGCATAAAGAAAAGAACAATGACGCAGGCAGATGGCAAAACCAAAGTGCGCCGCGCTTTGATATCGGTTTATGACAAAAGCGAGGTCGCGGGTTTTGCGCGGGCGTTGTCGGGTTTGGGCGTTGAGCTGGTCTCGACCGGCGGCACGCGCAAACTGTTTGAAGACGAGCACGTGCCGGTTATCGATATTTCCGAATTGACCGGGTTTCCCGAGATGATGGACGGGCGGGTGAAGACCCTGCACCCCAAGGTGCATGGCGGTCTGCTCGGTGTGCGCGACAATGAAACCCATCGTAGCGCCATGCGCATTCACCAGATCCCCGCAATCGATCTGGTGGCGGTCAATCTTTATCCGTTCGCCGAGACAGTGAAGTCCGGCGCCGATTACGACACCATTATCGAGAATATCGACATTGGCGGCCCGGCAATGATCCGGTCGGCGGCGAAGAACCACGCCTATGTGACGGTGATTGTCGATCCGGCTGATTATGCGATGGTCATCGAGCATTTAAAAACCTCCGGCCAGGTGCCGCTCAAGGACCGTCAGCGTCTGGCGGCAAAAGCCTTTGCCCGGACGGCGGCGTATGACGCGGCGATTTCGAACTGGTTTGCCGAGGCGCTCGATTATCCGGACCTGCCCTGGCGCTCATTCTCGGGCAAGCTGGCCGAGGTGATGCGTTATGGCGAGAACCCGCATCAATGGGCCGCTTTTTTCCGCGATGGCAGCGCGCGCCCCGGTGTGGCAACGGCGGAGCAGGTGCAGGGCAAAACCCTTTCCTACAATAATATCAATGATACCGATGCGGCGATCGAACTGGTCAGTGAGTTTGATCCCAAGGCCCAGGCTGCAGTGGCGATCATCAAACATGCCAATCCCTGTGGTGTCGGCCTTGGGGCGGATCTGAAAACCGCTTATGAGCGGGCCTTGCGCTGTGACCCGGTCAGTGCGTTTGGCGGCATTGTGGCGCTTAACCGTGAAATCGATCACGCGGTAGCTGAGGAAATCGTCAAGGTGTTCACCGAGGTGATCATTGCCCCCTCCATCACCCCGCAGGCGCAGGCGATCATTGAATCAAAGAAAAATTTGCGGCTGTTGCTCACCGGCGCCCTGGCTGATCCCAAGGCCCCCGGTCTGACGGTCAAATCGGTAACAGGTGGCATGCTGGTGCAGTCACGGGATAATCAGTCGGTCGATGATTGTGACCTCAAGGTTGTGACCAAGCGGCAGCCGACAGACGCGGAAATGGCTGATTTGAAGGTTGCGGCGAAAGTCGCCAAACATGTGAAGTCGAACGCCATTGTTTACGTCAAGGACGGCGCGACAGTGGGGATTGGTGCCGGGCAGATGAGCCGGGTGGATTCCTCGCGGATTGCACACCAGAAATCCAAGGACGCCGCCAAGGCTGCCAAGGAGAAGGGTGCACTGACAGCGGGTTCCGTCATGGCGTCGGATGCATTTTTCCCGTTTGCCGACGGATTGGTGGCGGCAATTGATGCCGGGGCGACCGCAGTCATCCAGCCAGGCGGTTCAATCCGTGATGACGAAGTGATCGCCGCCGCCGACAAGGCCGGGATCGCCATGGTGTTCACCGGCATGCGGCATTTCCGGCATTAGGGAATTTGGGGGGGCATGGTGGCCTTTGCGGCGCTCATGCCCCTTCCCTCATCCTGAGTTCGTCGAAGGATGGGTGTCCTCAACAGGCCCGGTGACACGACTTCCCGGTCTAGCTTCTCACCAGATCAGCAATCAGGCCGGCGGCGACTGAGAGGCGGGAGACCGTCAATTCACCTTCCGTCAGGGTGGTGACAGTTGCAATGATCCGGTCAATTTCTGCCGCCCGCATATCATGCCATGTGGCCAGGCGTTCGGCGATGGGGCCATCTGCTGTGGCCAGCACGTCTGCTGTCAGATCGCGCTGGGCCCGCATCAGGTTGGCCCGTGCCCGGTCCAGCGCCATGCGGTCGTATTTGTCCGACAGAACGATATCGCCGCCCTGCTCGGTGATGCGGCCGAGCTTGAAGGTTTCCAGCACGCTGAAATAGGCCTGCGCGGTTTCTGCGATACTGGCATTGCTGCGTTCGGCCACCATGACGATGTCGGAGGCAAGAGTGAGCGCTGACAATTCGGCAATTCGGCGCGCCAGTTCGCGCGGCGTGCCGCCATTGACGAAAGCGACCGCCTGGTCTGCCACGCTGGTGGCGACAAATTTTGGCAGCAGAGTGCCGAGGACAGCGCGAACCTGGGAGACGCCATCGCGATAGCGCTCGACAATGCCCGATAGCCCGTCCTCGAAATGGACATTGCGCAGAAACCACAAGGTCTGTTCGACCTGAAGGGTTTGCACCTCGGCATAAAGCGCGAGCTGGGTTTCCCCTTTCACCTTATTGTCCAGCGCATCGATCTGGGCGTTGAGATCGGCAAGACCATAGGCGTCGCGCACGGCCGCGTAGGCGAAGGCGACCTGGGCCGGACCGGCGCTGGTGGCCGTGGTCATGCGATGCACAAAGGCGGGACCGCCCCGGTTGATCATGGCATTGGCCAGCACCGTGGCGATGACCTCACGGCGCAGACGATGGGTCTCGATGGTCTCTGGATATTTTTCTTTCAGAAGCGGCGGGAAATAGCGGTAGAGCTCACGGGCCAGATAGCGATCATCGGGCACTTTGGAGGCCAGCAGATCGGCATAAAGCGTGTTCTTGGCGTAAGCCAGCAAGACGGCGAGTTCGGGCCGGGTGAAAGGCTGCCGGGCGACAGCGCGCTCGGTCAGGGTGAGGTCGTCGGGCAGATATTCAACGGCGCGGTCGAGAACGCCGCGGCTGTCGAGTTCCTGCACGAAGGTGACGAGATCGGGGAAGCTGTCCATGCCGCGCCGCTCTGTGAGGGACAGGGCGAGGGGCTGCAGGTAATTATTGCGCAGGCACAGTTCGGCAACTTCATCGGTCATTTCGACGAGGAAATCATTGCGCTGCGCGATGGTCATCGCTTCCTTGCGGACGAGTGTGCCAAGCGCAATCTTGATGTTGACCTCAAGATCGGAGGAGTTGACCCCTGCGGAATTGTCGATGGCATCGGTATTGATGCGGCCGCCGGCAAAAGCATATTCGATGCGGCCACGATGGGTGACGCCGAGATTGGCACCTTCACCGATCACCTTGGCACCTACTTCCTTGCCGGTGATACGGATTGTGTCATTGGCGCGGTCGCCCGCATCTGCGTCAGTCTCGGTGCTGGCCCGGATATAGGTGCCGATACCCCCGAACCAAAGCAGATCGACATCGGCCTTGAGAATGGCCTTCATGATCATTTGCGGCGTCAGCGGCTGAGGCCCGAGGCCGAGGACTGCGCGTGCCTCGGGTGACAGGTCGATGGTTTTGGCGTTGCGGGGATAGATGCCGCCGCCATTGGAGAGAATGCCCTGATCGTAGTCCTGCCAGCTGGAGCGAGGCATGTCGAACAAGCGTTTGCGCTCAGCATAGGAAAGGGCTGTGTCGGGATCAGGATCGATGAAAATATCACGATGGTCGAAGGCTGCGACCAGACGGATCTGGCGGGACAGCAGCATGCCATTGCCGAAGACGTCGCCCGACATGTCGCCAATGCCGGCAACGGTGAAGGGGTCGGTTTGAATGTCACGATCCATTTCGCGGAAATGGCGTTTAACCGCTTCCCAGCCGCCACGGGCAGTGATGCCCATTTTTTTGTGGTCGTAACCGGCAGATCCGCCGGATGCGAAAGCGTCATCGAGCCAATAATGGCGCGACTGGGAAATGGCGTTGGCGGTGTCAGAGAAGCTGGCTGTGCCCTTGTCGGCGGCGACAACGAGATAGGGGTCGTCGCCATCATGGCGCACGACATTCTCTGGTGGTTCGACATCGTCGCCATCAAGGTTGTCGGTAATGTCGAGCAGCGCGCCGATATAGGTCTTGTAGGCAGTGGTGCCAATGGCGAGGAAGGTTTCGCGGTCAGCGCCCAGGGGAATGGTTTTGGGGAAGAAGCCGCCTTTGGCCCCAACGGGGACGATCACCGCGTTCTTGACCATTTGTGCCTTGACCAGACCAAGCACTTCCGTGCGGAAATCCTGCGGCCGGTCTGACCAGCGCAAACCACCGCGAGCGATGGGGCCGCCCCTTAGATGCACGCCTTCCACCTTTGGCGAGTAGACGAAGATTTCGCGATAGGGCCGGGGGGCGGGCAAACCGTCCACCTTGCTCGAATCGAATTTGATCGACAGAGCGGGGCGGCGGGCGCCATCCGCATCGCGCTGATAGAAATTCGTGCGCAGGGAGGCATCGATCAGATTGAGGAAATGCCGAATGATCCTGTCCTCATCGGCAGAACTGATATCGGCCAGATCGGTATGGATGGCCTCGATCAGACCCTCGGCTGCTTTTTCCCGGTCACCTTCAAAGCCTGGCTGGTGGCGGGTATGGAACAGGGCGATCAGGTTGTTGGCCGTATCGGGGTGCGCCGCCAGCGCATCCCACAGATAGCGCTGGGAAAAGGATATGCCGATCTGACGGAGATAGCGGCTGAGCGCGCGGAAAATGGCGACATCGTCCCAGGCCATGGCGGCTTTGGTTGAAAGCTGGTTGAAGCCGTCGCTCTCCGCCTCCTGCTCCCATACCGCCAGAAGAGCCTGTTCAAGCAGGGGGGCGATGGTGGTCAGGCCGGTGGCGGTTTCATCGGCAGGACGGATCAGCATGTCATGCAGAAACCGCTCGGTGCCATCGCGCGGGCGAATGGAATAGGTGCGTTCATCGATGACGCGAAAACCGAAATTTTCCAGCATGGGCACGCGATCGCTCAAGGGGATTGGTGCGCCGACGTGATAAACCTTCAGACTGTAGCGGGTGTCGGTGCTTTCTCTGGCGCTGAGATGGACAGCGATGGAGCCGCCTTCGCCCAATTGCTTGAACACAGCGATATCGGAGAGGGCATCCACGTGGGTGTTCTGGGCCTGATAGGCGGGGGAAAAGGCATCCCAGTAATCAGCAATGGCACCGGGATCGGCCGCGGCTTCCAGCAGGCGGTCACCGAAAGTGCGGGCGAGAATTTCGATTTCTTCTTCGAGGCTGGCGCGATCAGGGTGCGGGGTTGGGCCGCCATTGCGTCCGATGATGAAATGCACCCGCACCACATCGCCCTCGGGGAAATGGGGATAATAGGCAGAGACGCGGCCATCATAGGCTTTGGCCAGATGCTCACCGATCTGGGCGCGCAGGTCCGAGGTGTAGCGG carries:
- a CDS encoding DUF1674 domain-containing protein, whose product is MSSPRAKPTNAKPPAPEVAAKALAEARARRAEIDAKTSDTPKEIAGRGGLDPARYGDWEVKGISSDF
- the htpX gene encoding zinc metalloprotease HtpX encodes the protein MLNAVRTTFLLAAMTGLFMAVGFIVGGQGGMMLALGFSIVTNMIAYWNADKIVLRMQNAEPIDPRRAPEIYEAVEVLSQRAGIPMPKLYLIHSDQPNAFATGRNPENAAVAVSSGLVQHLTLREVSAVIAHELAHIRSRDTLTMTITATLAGAISMLAQFGLFFGGRNSNNPLGPFGALAMVIVAPLAAMMVQMAISRTREYEADRDGAEISGDPLALASALEKISHLARNFENRWARRTPGLAHMYIVNPLAGDRMDNLFATHPNVHNRIAALQQMAPEMPRSTPPRAPARGVRRVAADAGGNAGWRVPTTRRQDRDAPPKGPWG
- a CDS encoding RsmB/NOP family class I SAM-dependent RNA methyltransferase; this encodes MAAKSDPAGLQPRLQAISKLQAVLKGDAFTPLGAGDLADARDRAFANRLVTTALRRQGHLNHILKAVLERGMPPRSGSFEAILRIGLTELLFVPDQADHSALFLAVEAAKRDRRAAHLAKLLNGVLRRVQREPGLYENLTPAQLFPDWAVTRWTKTYGEEAVNGFAEALLAGAPLDLTLRDEDPALITELNGQAVTADTIRIGTRDKPVAELPGFADGRWWVQDASSAVPARLMALDAGARVLDMCAAPGGKTAQLIKAGYQVTALDRDATRLERVAENLSRLGYGGELAVSDATAYVAAEKFDGVLVDAPCAATGTFRRHPEVMWQRSTRDIASRTGLQQQLLTNAVHCLKEGGVLIYATCSLEREEGEDQAQWLLNSMSDMENFPIRAEGESGFDGAVDGNGWLRLHPGMVAPGAMGGTTDGFFVARFRRRRVQG
- a CDS encoding heparinase II/III family protein, encoding MQQAVLSFADLVVRSPFVRWTWSGLADNSFTQTLPEFRPSDIETVYEMMAGRYLLASKLVDTQGVSPFAIENVTDNWRYELHGFSWLRHFRDSRNDAERRFARTLVLDWVGRNAHFEQRNWTPALTSVRTLNWLRHLPLLLEGATPDQAKTIKRSLGTQLQSLKLRGGLVPEPLDALFTAIALLGASLCDDSPGKTIAARMTRLKNLLSQQIDKDGLHRSRNAAVQFQLLTELVTVRQALGQRQRGLVSAIGAIIDSMHAALGMMTLGNGEPAYFNGCGQLPVDLVIAVQSQNADRRKSSGVMSGYGILADGHSTVIADSGLVPPPQFGAEAHAGGLSFEFSHGSDLVVGNCGPAPADLADSRVLFRQGAAHSGPTIDGLSSARLVTRGPWTGRMHSFCASPQVSVDTEEVSMGMMTSAYAEKFGVILQRNLTLISDGNTLVGQDVLTPARPSVTPSKLILRFHLAPGAEAERQIDEDIIQIKLKSGAIWTFLWEGGVAQLDESVRQSAYFGFFRTRQIVIEADVAANREISWIFTHQNG
- the purH gene encoding bifunctional phosphoribosylaminoimidazolecarboxamide formyltransferase/IMP cyclohydrolase, translated to MTQADGKTKVRRALISVYDKSEVAGFARALSGLGVELVSTGGTRKLFEDEHVPVIDISELTGFPEMMDGRVKTLHPKVHGGLLGVRDNETHRSAMRIHQIPAIDLVAVNLYPFAETVKSGADYDTIIENIDIGGPAMIRSAAKNHAYVTVIVDPADYAMVIEHLKTSGQVPLKDRQRLAAKAFARTAAYDAAISNWFAEALDYPDLPWRSFSGKLAEVMRYGENPHQWAAFFRDGSARPGVATAEQVQGKTLSYNNINDTDAAIELVSEFDPKAQAAVAIIKHANPCGVGLGADLKTAYERALRCDPVSAFGGIVALNREIDHAVAEEIVKVFTEVIIAPSITPQAQAIIESKKNLRLLLTGALADPKAPGLTVKSVTGGMLVQSRDNQSVDDCDLKVVTKRQPTDAEMADLKVAAKVAKHVKSNAIVYVKDGATVGIGAGQMSRVDSSRIAHQKSKDAAKAAKEKGALTAGSVMASDAFFPFADGLVAAIDAGATAVIQPGGSIRDDEVIAAADKAGIAMVFTGMRHFRH
- a CDS encoding NAD-glutamate dehydrogenase yields the protein MADTGKNIRAQLFTRAVELQSTEPGFADFLKLTVNSIDELDLEGFSPEIIEAILRRSASDLPKSRQGEHLVNIWIPEKNAAHPIQVVDIFTDDMPFLVDSALAAIRAKGGTIRLIAHPILPLDPATATVKPKADADTRLESFLHIHIDPITDEQAIAELKEELNQTLIEVRRTVLGWRPMLERLRELVQAYRHNPPKISDAMLAEMLHFLAWLADHNFTFLGMREYKLTGEGDNARLEPVPGSGLGILQDADFHFLRSGTEYVEMTEQHVAFLRTNEPLMVTKANVRARVHRRSHMDYVGVKLYNEAGVLTGELRMIGLFTSMSLASPHTDVPLLRRKISEVMRRSGHDPRSHAGKALMATLDNYPREEIFQISEDELFEFASIISALPDRPRVRVLPRIDRFDNFVSILLFLPRDRYTSDLRAQIGEHLAKAYDGRVSAYYPHFPEGDVVRVHFIIGRNGGPTPHPDRASLEEEIEILARTFGDRLLEAAADPGAIADYWDAFSPAYQAQNTHVDALSDIAVFKQLGEGGSIAVHLSARESTDTRYSLKVYHVGAPIPLSDRVPMLENFGFRVIDERTYSIRPRDGTERFLHDMLIRPADETATGLTTIAPLLEQALLAVWEQEAESDGFNQLSTKAAMAWDDVAIFRALSRYLRQIGISFSQRYLWDALAAHPDTANNLIALFHTRHQPGFEGDREKAAEGLIEAIHTDLADISSADEDRIIRHFLNLIDASLRTNFYQRDADGARRPALSIKFDSSKVDGLPAPRPYREIFVYSPKVEGVHLRGGPIARGGLRWSDRPQDFRTEVLGLVKAQMVKNAVIVPVGAKGGFFPKTIPLGADRETFLAIGTTAYKTYIGALLDITDNLDGDDVEPPENVVRHDGDDPYLVVAADKGTASFSDTANAISQSRHYWLDDAFASGGSAGYDHKKMGITARGGWEAVKRHFREMDRDIQTDPFTVAGIGDMSGDVFGNGMLLSRQIRLVAAFDHRDIFIDPDPDTALSYAERKRLFDMPRSSWQDYDQGILSNGGGIYPRNAKTIDLSPEARAVLGLGPQPLTPQMIMKAILKADVDLLWFGGIGTYIRASTETDADAGDRANDTIRITGKEVGAKVIGEGANLGVTHRGRIEYAFAGGRINTDAIDNSAGVNSSDLEVNIKIALGTLVRKEAMTIAQRNDFLVEMTDEVAELCLRNNYLQPLALSLTERRGMDSFPDLVTFVQELDSRGVLDRAVEYLPDDLTLTERAVARQPFTRPELAVLLAYAKNTLYADLLASKVPDDRYLARELYRYFPPLLKEKYPETIETHRLRREVIATVLANAMINRGGPAFVHRMTTATSAGPAQVAFAYAAVRDAYGLADLNAQIDALDNKVKGETQLALYAEVQTLQVEQTLWFLRNVHFEDGLSGIVERYRDGVSQVRAVLGTLLPKFVATSVADQAVAFVNGGTPRELARRIAELSALTLASDIVMVAERSNASIAETAQAYFSVLETFKLGRITEQGGDIVLSDKYDRMALDRARANLMRAQRDLTADVLATADGPIAERLATWHDMRAAEIDRIIATVTTLTEGELTVSRLSVAAGLIADLVRS